A region of Moorena producens PAL-8-15-08-1 DNA encodes the following proteins:
- a CDS encoding DUF4351 domain-containing protein has translation MAKPADIGSKRLISLAPNAWVQWVTDNPQVRASELLDAEFQWISRESDVIVKASSPEHQEFLILNELQLRYSQAMPKRMRNYVALAEEKYNLSTYPVLINILPPPATVTIEDCYDSEFMGLKAHQDYRVINLWEVEAELVLGQPLAPLFPFVPILKGGASESKLRSAVQALRADQTLNQLEPLLAFFASFVLEIPLIQQIMRWDMTVLRESPWYQEILQEGIQQERLRSLERILNLRFGDIPLDISRKMEALTLPQLDELIAIALTVNSLDEFTQQLPN, from the coding sequence ATGGCAAAACCAGCAGATATTGGTAGCAAACGTCTAATCAGTCTCGCCCCCAATGCCTGGGTGCAATGGGTAACCGATAATCCCCAAGTGCGAGCATCGGAGTTACTCGATGCTGAATTCCAGTGGATTAGTCGGGAAAGCGACGTAATTGTCAAAGCCTCTAGTCCTGAACATCAAGAATTTTTGATTCTCAATGAATTACAACTGCGCTATAGTCAGGCCATGCCTAAGCGCATGCGCAATTATGTCGCTTTAGCGGAGGAGAAATATAACCTATCCACTTATCCAGTATTAATTAACATCTTGCCGCCCCCAGCCACCGTCACCATTGAAGACTGTTACGACAGTGAATTTATGGGACTAAAGGCACATCAAGATTATCGGGTAATTAATTTATGGGAAGTAGAGGCTGAATTAGTATTAGGACAACCATTAGCTCCCCTATTCCCATTTGTACCAATTTTAAAAGGAGGTGCTAGTGAATCTAAATTGCGCTCAGCCGTCCAGGCCCTAAGAGCAGATCAAACTTTGAACCAACTAGAACCATTGTTAGCTTTTTTCGCTAGCTTCGTCTTAGAGATACCGTTAATTCAACAAATCATGAGGTGGGATATGACAGTATTACGTGAATCACCCTGGTATCAGGAAATTTTACAAGAAGGAATCCAACAAGAACGTCTACGGAGTTTAGAGCGCATCCTTAACCTGCGATTTGGAGATATTCCTTTAGATATATCCCGGAAAATGGAAGCCTTAACTCTCCCACAATTAGACGAGTT
- a CDS encoding transposase, whose amino-acid sequence MNYRSKHHKHPWYLLTNLSTLQKNLAVYRARWGIETMFKSCQTGGYNLEQNRVKYTRLLALVLVIDACLYSLYF is encoded by the coding sequence ATAAACTATCGCTCAAAGCACCATAAACACCCTTGGTACTTGCTAACGAATTTATCTACTCTCCAGAAAAATTTAGCTGTTTATCGAGCTAGATGGGGAATTGAAACAATGTTTAAATCTTGTCAGACAGGAGGCTATAATTTAGAACAAAATCGGGTCAAATATACTCGTTTACTTGCTCTTGTTTTGGTCATTGATGCATGCTTATACTCTCTCTACTTTTAG
- a CDS encoding class I SAM-dependent DNA methyltransferase produces MNVSNKVQWVYSSKNNHELSDRYNQWAKDYEQDLNENFGRLNREPIVDLTIKYVPRNAQILDVGAGTGVVGQWLQEEGFHNLVGIDMSEGMLTEAQRKNIYTELRLMVLGEPLDFPSATFDAVTACGVFTYGHAPSHSFDELIRVTKPGGYIIFTLRPDFYESSDFKDKMANLEAQENWKLTELGDKYQAEHVDQVPIYFQTWVYRVISIS; encoded by the coding sequence ATGAATGTGTCAAATAAAGTTCAGTGGGTCTATAGTTCAAAAAATAATCACGAACTCAGTGATCGCTATAACCAATGGGCCAAGGATTACGAACAAGATTTAAATGAAAATTTTGGTCGTCTTAACCGCGAACCTATTGTCGATTTAACAATTAAGTACGTCCCTAGAAATGCTCAAATTTTAGATGTGGGAGCAGGTACGGGTGTAGTCGGTCAATGGCTGCAAGAGGAAGGCTTTCACAACCTAGTAGGAATCGATATGTCTGAAGGGATGCTTACTGAGGCACAAAGGAAAAATATCTACACTGAATTGCGCCTTATGGTATTGGGTGAACCTTTAGATTTTCCCAGTGCTACTTTTGACGCCGTTACTGCTTGTGGGGTATTTACTTACGGACATGCTCCGAGCCATTCTTTTGATGAATTGATTCGTGTTACTAAACCGGGAGGATACATTATTTTTACCCTACGCCCCGATTTCTACGAAAGCAGCGATTTTAAAGACAAAATGGCAAATTTAGAAGCACAAGAAAATTGGAAATTAACAGAGCTGGGAGATAAATATCAAGCAGAACATGTGGATCAAGTGCCTATCTATTTTCAAACATGGGTCTATCGGGTAATATCAATTTCCTAA
- a CDS encoding TauD/TfdA family dioxygenase has translation MLSSTPSSINLQDSFLVLENKRFHYIWLRHHCLCPQCCDPWSGQKIYDISACTDLPKPLSATLKGENLVIDWQEYPPHQSVFPISWLLNHAYDPEPNPNFEPEYILWDTDWLRAHPPQQHDFRNCNRETWMNQLYVLGFTLIKNVPHEALESFLTLIGPIREYARDGKFSILKSVRPSSEYACSDLGSLSNELIPHNDIVSCDASPIVGALYCVDNTTSGGESILIDGFKMAEDLRREEPEHFSALTEILVDYWHYFDCGSYLMRSKKPIIQLNRQDEVVSIYYSYKNMNINLPFDQIQRFYEALSVFMGYVRSQKYQYNFRIQAGDCLLFNNSRMLHGRKSFDPSTGFRYLETAAVEWDYLRSLLNLKYLQHPAIEALSILNTHRSGVQYSY, from the coding sequence ATGCTTAGTAGCACTCCCTCTAGCATTAATCTTCAAGACAGTTTTTTGGTGCTTGAAAACAAGCGTTTCCATTACATTTGGTTGCGTCATCATTGTTTATGTCCCCAGTGTTGCGATCCTTGGTCTGGGCAAAAAATTTATGACATTAGCGCCTGTACTGATTTGCCTAAACCACTATCTGCCACACTCAAAGGTGAAAACCTAGTTATTGATTGGCAAGAATATCCCCCCCACCAAAGTGTATTTCCAATTTCATGGCTACTAAACCATGCCTATGACCCTGAACCTAATCCTAACTTTGAGCCAGAGTATATTTTGTGGGATACGGATTGGTTGAGGGCACATCCTCCACAACAGCATGATTTCAGAAACTGCAATCGAGAAACATGGATGAATCAGCTTTATGTCCTTGGATTTACCCTAATTAAAAATGTACCTCACGAGGCTCTTGAATCATTTCTTACACTAATTGGACCAATCCGTGAGTATGCCAGGGATGGTAAGTTCTCAATACTTAAATCTGTTCGTCCATCATCGGAGTATGCTTGCTCAGACTTGGGATCTTTATCTAATGAGTTAATACCCCACAATGACATAGTTTCGTGCGATGCATCTCCAATTGTTGGGGCACTTTATTGTGTTGATAATACAACCAGTGGAGGTGAATCTATCCTGATTGATGGTTTTAAGATGGCAGAGGATCTGCGTCGAGAAGAGCCAGAGCATTTCTCAGCCTTGACGGAGATACTGGTGGATTATTGGCATTACTTTGATTGCGGGTCTTACTTAATGCGGAGCAAGAAGCCTATCATTCAGTTAAATCGCCAGGATGAGGTAGTTAGCATTTACTACTCATACAAAAATATGAATATCAACTTGCCATTTGATCAGATTCAGCGCTTTTACGAGGCTTTGTCAGTTTTTATGGGCTATGTGAGAAGTCAAAAGTACCAATACAACTTCCGAATCCAGGCTGGAGATTGTTTGCTGTTTAACAACTCACGGATGCTTCATGGACGAAAATCTTTCGATCCTAGTACGGGATTTCGATATCTTGAAACTGCTGCCGTTGAATGGGATTATTTGAGGTCACTTCTAAATTTGAAATATCTCCAACATCCTGCCATTGAAGCATTATCTATCTTAAATACCCATAGATCTGGAGTGCAGTATAGTTATTAA
- a CDS encoding type I polyketide synthase yields the protein MSEKNEQRYVQLMKVASQKIANLQAEIERLKQKEREPIAIIGMGCRLGSADNPEEFWDLLVNGVDDMGEAPEGHHSYLDPYYDPEPGKPGKIYINRAAFLNQSPADFDANFFGISPDEAASLDPQHRLVMEVAWEALENASLVPEQLAGSQTGVFVGICANDYAWQLAKQDPTATDLYVGSGNAYSPAAGRLSYFFDFTGPCLAVDTGCASSLAAIHLAVNSLRQGDCNLALAGGVQRYGSPEYWINLCKSGMLSPDGRCKTFDASANGYARGEGCGMIVLKRLSDAQSDGDKILALIRGTAHGQDGRTSGLTVPSGSSQQAVIRRALANAGIKPKQVNYIEAHGTGTSWGDSIEANALGSVFRKREEPLLLGSAKTNIGHLEGASGVAGLIKIVLSLQNELIPPHLHFKEPTPYVSWDEMPLKVTTEQTPWSATDKPRIAGLSSFGFSGINIHAILSEAPAVAPLSKEQTAQPPLHLLTLSAKTKPALEQMVHNYAEYFATHPNLDWAQTCFTTNNCRTHFEERLVVIANSVAQAREQLLAHQAGMENSHLLQGSKRESQPQIAFLFTGQGSQYLGMGRELYEAQPTFRQALERCQEILETIGNQERSLLELLYYTDDSSLLEQTAYNQTALFAVEYALAEMWKSWGIEPNIVIGDSVGEYVAACVAGVFSLEDGLKLMVARGRLMQQLPTNGEMASTAASAKPIAQTLQNRDVVTHAAFTKPMLEDFRNLVQEVTFHQPRLNFISNVTGSQESTLPTNPDYWLDQMLKPVQFATAIETLHSQGVDILMEIGPKPILLGMGQQYLPLGYGTWLPTLQQGKSDWEGVLQALGQLYVQGIWIDWEGVHRDSEYTPVSLPTYPWQRERYWIDVNQHQPSQKTGTLVETVKVKPVLEIPNLWIKCSQPNPNADLRLFCLPYAGGGASIFRLWHQELPLNVEVCPIELPGRESRIREKAISSLEIITDKLVDVLLQYVDKPFAIFGHSMGSLIAYELARKLQLKNVNPVYLFVSGRQAPNAPELYPPFYSLPDAEFIETLTNIYPNIPDAVLKEEELMGLFLPVLRADMTLAQTYRQEQVETLNCPIVALGSIDDEEASYDRLITWREYTHSSFSVQTFPGGHFYLNEDRQPLLQFISKTLKAIH from the coding sequence ATGAGTGAAAAAAATGAACAACGCTATGTTCAATTAATGAAGGTAGCGTCACAAAAAATAGCTAATTTACAAGCCGAAATTGAGCGATTAAAGCAGAAAGAACGTGAGCCTATTGCCATTATTGGTATGGGGTGTCGCTTAGGTTCAGCCGATAATCCTGAGGAATTTTGGGACTTACTTGTCAATGGCGTAGATGACATGGGAGAAGCCCCGGAAGGACATCATTCCTATCTAGATCCATACTACGATCCAGAGCCTGGTAAGCCTGGTAAGATATACATAAATCGTGCCGCCTTTCTCAACCAGTCTCCCGCAGATTTTGATGCCAATTTTTTCGGGATTTCACCAGATGAAGCTGCTAGTCTAGATCCTCAACATCGGCTGGTGATGGAAGTTGCGTGGGAAGCACTCGAAAATGCCTCACTGGTACCAGAACAACTAGCTGGTAGTCAAACCGGTGTATTCGTTGGCATATGTGCCAATGATTATGCTTGGCAACTTGCTAAACAAGATCCTACAGCAACAGATCTCTACGTCGGCTCGGGGAATGCCTACAGCCCAGCAGCAGGTCGCCTTTCCTACTTCTTCGATTTTACAGGACCTTGTCTAGCGGTTGATACGGGCTGTGCATCTTCATTAGCAGCTATTCACTTGGCAGTTAACAGCTTGCGACAGGGAGACTGTAATCTAGCCCTGGCTGGAGGGGTACAACGATACGGCTCACCAGAATACTGGATCAACCTTTGCAAGTCCGGGATGTTATCTCCAGATGGTCGTTGTAAAACCTTTGATGCTAGTGCCAATGGTTATGCCCGTGGCGAAGGGTGTGGCATGATTGTTCTCAAAAGGCTATCCGATGCCCAATCTGATGGGGACAAAATTCTGGCTTTAATTAGAGGAACTGCTCATGGACAGGATGGACGCACCAGCGGTTTAACCGTACCTAGCGGGTCTTCTCAACAAGCGGTAATTCGCAGAGCACTCGCCAATGCTGGTATTAAACCAAAGCAAGTCAATTATATTGAAGCCCATGGTACAGGTACATCTTGGGGAGACTCAATTGAAGCCAATGCCTTGGGTAGCGTTTTTCGCAAACGAGAAGAACCTCTGCTCTTGGGTTCGGCGAAAACTAATATCGGTCACTTGGAAGGTGCATCCGGTGTCGCAGGTTTGATTAAAATCGTTCTTTCCTTACAAAATGAGTTAATTCCCCCTCATTTGCACTTCAAAGAACCTACGCCCTATGTAAGTTGGGATGAGATGCCACTAAAAGTGACAACTGAACAGACTCCTTGGTCAGCAACTGATAAACCTAGGATTGCTGGACTCAGTTCTTTTGGGTTTAGTGGTATCAATATACATGCGATCCTTTCAGAAGCGCCAGCAGTTGCACCATTAAGTAAAGAGCAAACCGCCCAACCACCTCTCCATCTGCTCACCCTCAGCGCCAAAACTAAACCTGCTCTTGAGCAAATGGTTCACAACTATGCAGAATATTTCGCCACTCATCCTAACCTAGACTGGGCACAGACATGTTTTACTACCAATAATTGTCGCACCCATTTCGAAGAACGTTTGGTGGTGATAGCCAACTCAGTAGCTCAGGCACGGGAACAGTTATTAGCCCATCAAGCAGGGATGGAAAACTCCCATCTGTTGCAGGGTAGCAAGAGAGAAAGTCAACCTCAAATTGCGTTTCTGTTCACTGGTCAAGGTTCCCAGTATCTGGGTATGGGGCGGGAATTATATGAAGCACAACCGACATTTCGTCAAGCCCTAGAACGTTGTCAGGAGATTTTAGAGACAATTGGTAATCAGGAGCGATCGCTACTGGAACTACTCTACTATACCGATGACAGTTCTCTGTTGGAGCAGACCGCCTATAACCAAACCGCCTTGTTTGCTGTAGAGTACGCACTAGCCGAGATGTGGAAATCTTGGGGCATTGAACCAAACATTGTCATAGGCGATAGTGTAGGGGAATATGTAGCAGCTTGTGTAGCTGGGGTTTTCTCCCTAGAAGACGGCTTGAAACTCATGGTTGCTAGAGGACGCTTGATGCAGCAACTGCCCACTAACGGAGAAATGGCATCCACTGCAGCATCGGCAAAACCAATAGCACAGACACTTCAAAACAGGGATGTTGTTACCCATGCAGCCTTTACGAAACCAATGCTGGAGGATTTTCGTAACCTGGTGCAAGAGGTAACTTTTCATCAACCTAGACTCAACTTTATCTCGAATGTCACTGGTTCTCAAGAAAGCACTTTACCAACTAACCCAGACTATTGGCTTGATCAGATGCTCAAGCCGGTGCAATTTGCCACAGCCATAGAAACCCTCCATAGCCAAGGGGTAGATATATTGATGGAGATAGGACCAAAACCTATTTTGCTGGGCATGGGACAACAGTATTTACCCCTGGGCTATGGCACCTGGCTACCGACACTCCAGCAGGGCAAAAGTGATTGGGAAGGGGTATTACAGGCTTTGGGGCAATTATATGTTCAGGGTATATGGATTGATTGGGAGGGTGTTCATCGTGATTCTGAGTATACTCCAGTAAGTTTGCCCACCTATCCTTGGCAAAGAGAACGCTACTGGATCGATGTGAATCAACACCAACCATCCCAAAAAACTGGAACGCTAGTTGAAACTGTTAAGGTTAAACCTGTCCTAGAGATTCCTAATCTTTGGATTAAATGCTCTCAGCCTAATCCAAACGCCGATTTACGCCTATTTTGCCTACCCTATGCAGGGGGTGGAGCATCGATTTTTCGCCTCTGGCATCAAGAATTGCCGTTAAATGTAGAAGTTTGTCCCATTGAGCTACCTGGAAGAGAAAGTCGCATTAGGGAAAAAGCAATCTCAAGTCTTGAAATTATAACAGATAAATTAGTGGATGTCTTACTGCAATATGTAGATAAGCCATTTGCTATTTTCGGTCATAGTATGGGTTCACTAATTGCTTATGAACTAGCAAGAAAACTACAACTCAAAAATGTCAATCCAGTTTATTTATTTGTATCAGGTCGTCAGGCACCTAATGCCCCCGAGTTATATCCACCCTTTTATTCATTACCAGATGCTGAATTCATTGAGACATTAACTAATATTTACCCTAATATTCCAGATGCTGTCCTCAAAGAAGAAGAACTAATGGGCTTGTTCTTACCAGTTTTGCGAGCAGACATGACGTTAGCCCAAACCTATAGGCAGGAACAAGTAGAGACTCTGAATTGTCCCATTGTTGCTCTGGGTAGTATTGATGATGAGGAAGCTAGTTATGATCGTCTTATTACTTGGCGTGAGTATACCCATTCCTCATTTTCAGTTCAGACATTTCCAGGAGGACACTTCTATCTAAATGAAGATAGACAACCCTTGTTGCAGTTCATATCTAAAACGCTCAAAGCTATACACTAA
- a CDS encoding aspartyl/asparaginyl beta-hydroxylase domain-containing protein, whose amino-acid sequence MQTQQIGCLKKRIDFNLVEKELDLLKTFPICTGYSGYQVGCWQKFPLLNSQGNAQDGRYYSYEGFPKITEIGDQLAYLTSLVTDIFCLEFLKVADIFEMKSGSFLFPHRDALDNQEDFKTNFVRLHIPLKTSNGCFNSCGKHVYHLGPGEIWFHNGYAVHSAANFSPESRFHLVVAFPPGVPVDALFKDKSVMMLGKETISIDREPLTEADISGIYSLSSIINEYNFKEIVAVLGKLHFSKQVSSSLTYKWLQEITTATGNPKLIHKSKLVKEFFVGPRPKNPGVDVQWL is encoded by the coding sequence ATGCAAACGCAGCAAATTGGTTGCCTGAAGAAAAGGATAGACTTTAATCTAGTGGAGAAAGAGCTTGATCTTCTCAAAACCTTTCCAATTTGTACTGGCTACAGCGGTTATCAGGTTGGTTGTTGGCAAAAATTTCCCTTGTTAAATAGCCAGGGTAATGCTCAAGATGGACGGTATTACTCTTACGAAGGTTTCCCTAAAATAACAGAGATTGGCGATCAACTTGCTTACCTTACTTCATTGGTAACAGATATATTTTGTCTAGAGTTTCTTAAGGTAGCTGACATTTTTGAAATGAAAAGTGGTAGCTTTCTTTTTCCTCATCGAGATGCTCTAGACAATCAAGAAGACTTTAAGACTAATTTCGTGAGGCTACATATACCCCTCAAAACTAGCAATGGCTGCTTCAATTCTTGTGGAAAACATGTCTACCATCTGGGACCAGGAGAAATTTGGTTTCACAATGGCTATGCTGTTCACAGTGCTGCAAATTTTTCCCCAGAGTCACGTTTTCATTTAGTTGTAGCTTTCCCTCCTGGCGTTCCTGTCGATGCTTTATTCAAAGATAAATCCGTGATGATGCTGGGAAAGGAAACAATTTCAATTGATCGCGAACCTCTCACTGAAGCAGACATCAGTGGGATCTACAGTCTGAGCAGCATTATTAATGAATACAATTTTAAAGAGATAGTAGCTGTCTTAGGTAAGTTGCACTTTAGCAAACAAGTTAGCTCATCACTGACTTATAAGTGGTTGCAGGAAATTACGACAGCTACAGGTAACCCAAAGCTTATCCACAAGAGTAAATTAGTCAAGGAATTTTTCGTTGGTCCCAGACCTAAAAATCCTGGTGTCGATGTTCAATGGCTTTAA